A region of Vibrio tubiashii ATCC 19109 DNA encodes the following proteins:
- a CDS encoding response regulator gives MTKILAVDDSVSIRQMVSHTLRDAGYDVETANDGRDALSKVTTSKFDVVISDVNMPNMGGFELVKALREKPQYKFIPILMLTTETSTDKKQQGKSAGATGWLVKPFNPDTLLKTLKRVI, from the coding sequence ATGACTAAAATTCTAGCTGTGGATGATTCCGTCTCAATTCGTCAGATGGTGAGTCACACTTTGCGCGATGCAGGGTATGACGTTGAAACCGCCAACGATGGGAGAGATGCGTTAAGCAAGGTGACAACATCCAAATTTGATGTGGTGATATCCGATGTCAACATGCCAAATATGGGAGGCTTCGAGTTAGTGAAGGCACTGCGTGAAAAGCCGCAATACAAATTTATCCCGATTTTGATGCTGACGACCGAAACCAGTACAGATAAAAAACAACAAGGTAAGTCAGCGGGAGCAACTGGTTGGTTAGTGAAACCGTTTAACCCAGATACGCTACTAAAAACACTAAAACGCGTCATCTAA
- a CDS encoding STAS domain-containing protein, producing MECLLPESLDISMVLDSATQYKTWLAQDNQLNVDASHVSRVDAAGIQALASLFLSAKSNQIDIQLVQPTPSLIEGISTLGLDDQFDMNTEVGEL from the coding sequence ATGGAATGTTTGTTACCTGAGTCATTAGATATCTCTATGGTACTCGACTCCGCGACCCAATACAAAACTTGGCTTGCTCAAGACAATCAACTCAATGTAGATGCGTCACATGTCAGCCGCGTTGATGCTGCTGGTATTCAGGCGTTGGCGTCATTATTCCTCTCTGCCAAATCCAATCAGATAGACATTCAACTAGTACAACCTACTCCGTCACTGATCGAAGGTATTAGTACACTTGGACTGGATGATCAGTTTGATATGAACACTGAAGTTGGAGAACTGTAA